A genomic region of Pristiophorus japonicus isolate sPriJap1 chromosome 22, sPriJap1.hap1, whole genome shotgun sequence contains the following coding sequences:
- the LOC139234759 gene encoding cytoplasmic polyadenylation element-binding protein 3-like isoform X2, whose protein sequence is MHSLENSLIDILQNEQEPIKGRSALFPVEDGFLDNSQGDQSLSSGLNSPALSQNGKPGERYSRKVFVGGLPPDIDEDEIIATFCCFGQLMVDWPHKSGSKSYFPPKGYAFLLFQEESSVQVLIDACFQDDGKLYLCVSSRTVKDKPVQIRPWSLSDSDFVLDGSQPLDPRKTVFVGGVPRPLKAVELAMIMDQLYGGVCYAGIDTDPELKYPKGAGRVAFANQQSYIAAISARFIQLQHRDIDKRVEVKPYVLVDQLCDECQGAHCNGKFAPFFCANITCLQYYCDYCWSSIHSQAGREYHKPLVKEGGERLRQLPFRWS, encoded by the exons GTCGATCGGCTCTGTTCCCTGTGGAAGATGGCTTCCTTGACAACAGCCAGGGCGACCAGTCTTTATCTTCAGGCTTAAACTCCCCGGCTCTCAGTCAGAACGGGAAACCAGGAGAACGATATTCCCGGAAGGTTTTCGTTGGCGGTTTGCCTCCTGACATTGATGAAG ATGAGATAATCGCCACCTTCTGCTGCTTCGGGCAGCTGATGGTTGACTGGCCTCACAAGTCGGGGAGCAAATCCTACTTTCCACCCAAAG GATACGCCTTCTTGCTGTTTCAGGAGGAGAGTTCAGTTCAGGTTCTGATCGACGCGTGCTTTCAAGACGACGGCAAGCTCTACTTGTGCGTCTCCAGCCGCACAGTCAAGGACAAACCG GTGCAGATCCGGCCCTGGAGTCTGAGCGACAGCGACTTTGTCCTGGACGGATCCCAACCTCTGGATCCCAGGAAGACCGTCTTCGTGGGAGGGGTCCCGAGACCACTGAAAGCCG TGGAGCTGGCGATGATCATGGACCAGCTGTATGGCGGGGTTTGCTACGCCGGCATCGACACGGACCCCGAGCTGAAGTACCCCAAGGGGGCGGGCAGGGTGGCCTTCGCCAACCAGCAGAGCTACATCGCGGCCATCAGTGCCCGCTTCATCCAGCTGCAACATCGGGACATCGACAAGCGG GTGGAGGTGAAGCCCTACGTGCTGGTGGACCAGCTGTGTGACGAATGCCAGGGCGCCCACTGCAACGGCAAGTTTGCCCCCTTCTTCTGCGCCAACATCACCTGCCTGCAGTACTACTGCGACTACTGCTGGAGCAGCATCCATTCCCAGGCTGGCCGCGAGTACCACAAGCCCCTGGTGAAGGAGGGCGGCGAGAGGTTGCGACAACTGCCCTTCCGCTGGAGCTGA